The following proteins come from a genomic window of Halorussus halophilus:
- a CDS encoding DUF7537 family lipoprotein gives MRKNALLLLAVGCLVALAGCSGALTGGTDNEMTYPDGVSENGTNVSKLTQSHDAVLNGSSFTLRLNTTTNTSMGNQSLALDAKVGQNRDQVLVNVSGGGRNVTSYQTAEKRYTRLSMGGQTVYRADDRTPQGQQFVTGSYSGSMYVDQFAQNANFTPNGTTQFNGETVVVLEADGSNVSDPQSANLTDYEATMLVDEQGVVRKFDATVRTEANGAYNRVSLTMTISNVNETSVPEPNWLDEARNQSNSDA, from the coding sequence ATGCGAAAGAATGCCCTCCTACTGCTCGCCGTCGGCTGTCTCGTCGCCCTCGCGGGCTGTTCGGGCGCGCTGACGGGCGGCACGGACAACGAGATGACGTACCCAGACGGCGTCTCCGAGAATGGGACGAACGTCTCGAAACTCACCCAGAGCCACGACGCCGTCCTGAACGGTAGTAGCTTCACACTCCGACTGAACACGACGACGAACACGTCGATGGGGAACCAGTCGCTCGCGCTGGACGCGAAAGTCGGCCAGAATCGCGACCAAGTGCTAGTGAACGTCTCCGGCGGCGGCCGGAACGTCACGTCGTACCAGACCGCCGAGAAGCGCTACACGAGACTTTCGATGGGCGGTCAGACCGTCTACCGCGCCGACGACCGGACGCCGCAGGGCCAGCAGTTCGTGACGGGGTCGTACTCGGGGTCGATGTACGTGGACCAGTTCGCGCAGAACGCCAACTTCACGCCGAACGGCACGACGCAGTTCAACGGCGAGACGGTCGTCGTCCTCGAAGCGGACGGCAGTAACGTGAGCGACCCGCAAAGCGCGAACCTCACCGACTACGAAGCGACGATGCTCGTAGACGAACAGGGCGTCGTCCGCAAGTTCGACGCGACCGTTCGAACCGAGGCGAACGGCGCGTACAACCGCGTCTCGCTCACGATGACGATTTCGAACGTCAACGAGACGAGCGTACCGGAACCGAACTGGCTCGACGAGGCGCGCAATCAGTCGAACTCGGACGCCTGA
- a CDS encoding low molecular weight phosphatase family protein, which produces MTGNTKTRVAFMCVQNAGRSQMSTAFAECERERRGLEDEIEILTGGTHPADHVHDEVVEIMAEEGFDLSDRTPKEITTEELESCDYVATMGCSTLELDISAGVDVRDWALADPDGQAPERVREIRDEIEERVVALFDEIEAET; this is translated from the coding sequence ATGACCGGAAATACGAAGACGAGAGTCGCGTTCATGTGTGTACAGAACGCCGGAAGAAGCCAGATGTCCACCGCGTTCGCGGAGTGCGAGCGCGAACGACGCGGACTCGAAGACGAAATCGAGATTCTGACCGGCGGGACCCATCCCGCCGACCACGTCCACGACGAAGTGGTCGAAATCATGGCCGAGGAAGGCTTCGACCTCTCGGACCGGACGCCGAAGGAAATCACGACCGAGGAGTTGGAGTCGTGTGACTACGTCGCCACCATGGGCTGTTCGACGCTCGAACTCGACATCTCCGCTGGCGTGGACGTACGCGACTGGGCGCTTGCCGACCCGGACGGACAGGCCCCCGAGCGAGTGCGCGAGATTCGAGACGAAATCGAGGAGCGCGTCGTCGCGCTGTTCGACGAAATCGAGGCCGAGACCTGA
- a CDS encoding YgaP family membrane protein, whose product MDFDPNMSETSRIVRGVAGIWLFAAAFSAYRARRRTVALTAAIAGSGLLFNAWTKFCGCNAALGIDNSGE is encoded by the coding sequence ATGGACTTCGACCCGAACATGAGCGAAACGTCTCGAATCGTCCGCGGCGTCGCCGGAATCTGGCTGTTCGCTGCGGCGTTCAGCGCGTATCGGGCCCGCAGGCGTACGGTCGCGCTCACCGCCGCAATCGCGGGGAGCGGCCTGCTGTTCAACGCGTGGACCAAGTTCTGTGGCTGTAACGCGGCACTCGGCATCGACAACTCCGGGGAGTAA
- a CDS encoding HalOD1 output domain-containing protein — protein MSNAPDGSPERTENGGTGEIEQRLLAQHRYDPEEKHDLTTTIVFAVAEARGIDPTELKSPLLYDSIDASALEESLFGPRRTEQRRQDSSVEFDYDDYHITVQSDGWVLVSEA, from the coding sequence ATGAGTAACGCGCCGGACGGTTCTCCCGAGCGAACGGAGAACGGCGGTACTGGCGAGATCGAACAGCGCTTACTCGCCCAGCATCGCTACGACCCCGAAGAGAAGCACGACCTCACGACGACCATCGTCTTCGCCGTCGCGGAAGCGAGAGGAATTGACCCGACCGAACTCAAGTCGCCACTTCTGTACGACAGCATCGACGCCTCGGCACTCGAAGAATCGCTGTTCGGTCCGCGACGGACCGAACAGCGTCGGCAAGACAGTTCCGTCGAGTTCGACTACGACGACTACCACATCACCGTCCAGAGCGACGGGTGGGTGCTAGTGAGCGAAGCGTAG
- a CDS encoding queuosine precursor transporter, producing MTSEAQRASDARKESPRGLPTSRIALVALFVTALVTAQLTASKLLMFTIPFSLPFTQDALVMPGAALAYAVTFFASDCYSELYGPDEARKVVNVGFVMNFVLLALVWSTIAAPAAPFSSVDPATFRNVLGASTNIVVASLLAYVVSQNWDVVVFHRIREATDGDHLWARNVGSTATSQLLDTLIFVSVGFAVMPALRGGDPTGTNALLGLIVGQYILKLLIALADTPFVYAVVGYLRSQGHAAASPQFAD from the coding sequence ATGACTAGCGAGGCCCAACGGGCCTCGGACGCTCGCAAGGAAAGCCCGCGAGGACTCCCGACCAGTCGAATCGCGCTCGTCGCGCTGTTCGTCACCGCGCTCGTCACGGCCCAACTGACCGCATCGAAGCTGTTGATGTTCACCATCCCGTTCAGTCTGCCGTTCACGCAGGACGCGCTGGTCATGCCCGGCGCGGCACTGGCCTACGCGGTGACGTTTTTCGCCTCCGACTGCTACTCCGAACTGTACGGTCCAGACGAAGCCCGGAAGGTAGTCAACGTCGGCTTCGTGATGAACTTCGTCCTGCTCGCGCTCGTCTGGTCTACCATCGCAGCGCCCGCCGCACCGTTCAGTTCGGTGGACCCCGCAACTTTCCGCAACGTCCTCGGTGCGAGTACGAACATCGTCGTGGCCAGTCTGCTGGCCTACGTCGTCAGCCAGAACTGGGACGTGGTCGTCTTCCACAGAATTCGAGAAGCGACCGACGGCGACCACCTCTGGGCGCGAAACGTCGGTTCGACGGCGACGAGCCAACTGCTGGACACGCTCATTTTCGTCAGCGTCGGCTTCGCCGTGATGCCCGCGCTCCGGGGCGGCGACCCCACGGGGACGAACGCCCTGCTCGGCCTCATCGTCGGCCAGTACATTCTGAAACTCCTCATCGCACTCGCCGACACGCCGTTCGTCTACGCCGTCGTCGGCTACCTCCGCTCGCAGGGCCACGCCGCGGCGTCGCCGCAGTTCGCAGACTGA
- a CDS encoding DUF5786 family protein translates to MGFGSYDESEQDNNDYDADLDDENGVNTEENSHEGKVDFEIGASNDELLDRLQDIKDNN, encoded by the coding sequence ATGGGATTTGGGAGCTACGATGAGTCCGAACAGGACAACAACGACTACGACGCCGACCTCGACGACGAGAACGGTGTAAACACAGAAGAGAACTCCCACGAAGGCAAAGTCGACTTCGAAATTGGGGCGTCGAACGACGAACTCCTCGACCGCCTCCAGGACATCAAGGACAACAACTGA
- a CDS encoding GNAT family N-acetyltransferase, which translates to MPGPVFLESDTIELRTIEAEDLDFLQKTINDPNVRRTIGNRSPINGEQEREWFEEKASGDGDGVELLVCRDGEAIGSMGLEPKDSNGVAVEIGVFLAEEFWGEGYGTEASRLLTEFAFRERRYHRVVARVFEGNVGSARIWEKLGFRHEATHEEAEFVDGEYVDVEFYAVLEDEWESTAQ; encoded by the coding sequence ATGCCCGGTCCCGTCTTTCTCGAAAGCGACACCATCGAACTCCGGACTATCGAAGCAGAAGACCTCGACTTCTTGCAAAAAACCATCAACGACCCGAACGTTCGGCGGACGATAGGAAATCGGTCGCCAATCAATGGCGAGCAAGAACGCGAGTGGTTCGAAGAGAAAGCGTCTGGAGATGGCGACGGCGTGGAACTCCTCGTCTGCCGAGACGGCGAGGCCATAGGCTCGATGGGGCTCGAACCGAAAGACTCGAACGGCGTCGCCGTCGAAATCGGTGTCTTCCTCGCCGAGGAGTTCTGGGGCGAGGGCTACGGCACCGAGGCCAGTCGCCTCCTCACGGAGTTCGCGTTCCGCGAACGTCGATACCATCGCGTCGTGGCGCGCGTCTTCGAGGGAAACGTCGGGTCCGCGCGAATCTGGGAAAAGCTCGGGTTCCGCCACGAAGCGACCCACGAGGAGGCGGAGTTCGTAGACGGTGAGTACGTTGACGTGGAGTTCTACGCCGTCCTCGAAGACGAGTGGGAGAGCACAGCGCAGTAG
- a CDS encoding cupin domain-containing protein, with protein sequence MDADKKGSRVVSEDDCEWRTTERGDHEFHRAQLGAAAGGEQLGCSLYEVPPGKEMWPYHFHTGNEEAVYVLAGEGVLRTPDGEETIEAGDYAAFAASEEGAHAIRNDGEETLRLLMISTMNDPDVAKYPDSGKLGVFAGTPPGGDSSERVAWGYFDEDSDVDYWKDEE encoded by the coding sequence ATGGATGCTGACAAAAAAGGCTCGCGCGTCGTCTCCGAGGACGACTGCGAGTGGCGGACCACCGAACGCGGCGACCACGAGTTCCACCGGGCGCAACTCGGTGCGGCCGCTGGCGGCGAACAGTTGGGCTGTAGCCTCTACGAGGTACCACCCGGCAAGGAGATGTGGCCATACCACTTCCACACCGGAAACGAGGAGGCTGTCTACGTTCTCGCGGGCGAGGGCGTCCTGCGGACGCCCGACGGAGAAGAGACCATCGAGGCTGGCGACTACGCCGCCTTCGCGGCCAGCGAAGAGGGTGCCCACGCGATTCGCAACGACGGCGAGGAGACGCTTCGCCTGCTGATGATTTCGACCATGAACGACCCCGACGTGGCAAAGTACCCCGACTCGGGCAAGCTTGGCGTCTTCGCGGGGACACCGCCCGGCGGCGATTCGAGCGAACGCGTCGCCTGGGGCTACTTCGACGAAGACAGCGACGTTGACTACTGGAAAGACGAGGAATAG
- a CDS encoding right-handed parallel beta-helix repeat-containing protein, which produces MSERPTAFFVVVLVLAAFGSAIPASGSANETPTAETNASAQPIELRSCTTITRPGTYVLANDFVPGRDTTNLTDDLSACISIQASNVVLDGRGHTLDGERRYPAPGVLVGTTELLRNVTVENLTATGWGAGVGFVRVRDAVARNVTARGNLGDGVVALGSENATIADVTARRNGIGVYVFDSPRSSVTDTESTRNGEGVRILRSDDVVVNATAASGNDLTGVGVFQSDRVTVADSRLEGNVFAGVALFSSQRARLRNLSVTNTTAVTTAEVPAGVYLSGSAARLSRSTLRNNSEWAVYATGASRAVGRRVRIGASEDSEATERRLSFEATDVALRGAEVASSDNGESVLPPLPTERQTVGGTLLADATEASGTLTLTSRYRNADVVRASALEPTLAFYRADDGNWTRVETDLDVEANVATATFDDLNETGIALVGEGLAETGEEVGNESTA; this is translated from the coding sequence ATGTCCGAGAGACCCACCGCATTCTTCGTCGTCGTTCTCGTGCTGGCCGCGTTCGGCTCTGCGATTCCAGCGAGTGGAAGCGCGAACGAGACTCCGACTGCCGAGACGAACGCGAGCGCCCAACCGATAGAACTCAGGTCCTGCACGACCATCACGCGACCCGGAACGTACGTCCTCGCGAACGACTTCGTTCCGGGACGCGACACGACCAACCTCACCGACGACCTCTCGGCTTGCATCTCGATTCAGGCGAGCAACGTCGTCCTCGACGGACGGGGCCACACGCTCGACGGCGAGAGACGCTACCCCGCGCCGGGCGTCCTCGTCGGAACGACCGAGCTACTGCGGAACGTCACCGTCGAGAACCTCACCGCGACCGGATGGGGTGCCGGAGTGGGCTTCGTCCGAGTCCGGGATGCCGTCGCTCGGAACGTCACCGCCAGGGGAAACCTCGGTGACGGCGTCGTCGCACTCGGGTCGGAGAACGCGACGATTGCCGACGTGACGGCCAGACGCAACGGCATCGGCGTTTACGTCTTCGACTCGCCGCGGAGTTCTGTGACCGACACCGAATCGACGAGGAACGGCGAAGGGGTCCGAATCCTCCGCTCGGACGACGTAGTCGTGAACGCGACGGCGGCGAGCGGGAACGACCTTACGGGCGTCGGCGTCTTCCAATCGGACCGCGTGACCGTGGCCGATAGCCGTCTCGAAGGCAACGTCTTCGCCGGAGTCGCACTCTTCTCTAGTCAGCGCGCTCGACTCCGCAATTTGTCCGTCACGAACACGACGGCGGTGACCACCGCGGAAGTTCCAGCGGGCGTCTACCTCAGCGGGTCCGCCGCGCGACTCTCGCGTTCGACGCTCCGGAACAACTCCGAGTGGGCAGTGTACGCCACCGGCGCCTCTCGGGCGGTCGGTCGTCGGGTTCGAATCGGTGCGAGCGAGGACAGCGAGGCGACCGAACGACGACTGTCGTTCGAAGCCACAGACGTGGCACTGCGTGGTGCAGAAGTAGCGTCGAGTGACAACGGTGAGTCGGTACTGCCGCCGTTGCCGACGGAGCGCCAGACCGTCGGCGGTACACTCCTCGCCGACGCTACTGAGGCCAGTGGAACGTTGACGCTGACGAGTCGGTACCGGAACGCCGACGTGGTTCGGGCGAGCGCCTTGGAGCCGACGCTGGCGTTCTACCGTGCCGACGACGGCAACTGGACGCGAGTCGAGACCGACCTCGACGTGGAAGCGAACGTCGCCACGGCGACCTTCGACGACCTGAACGAGACGGGCATCGCACTGGTCGGGGAAGGGTTGGCGGAGACTGGCGAAGAAGTCGGAAACGAATCGACCGCGTAG
- a CDS encoding endonuclease dU, with protein MKSGVRALGVAESYRGDDSTLAGAVVRASRVVDGLAYETCTVGGTDATDAIVQLFHALNREDVRYLLLAGIALSWYNVVDLRRLHEELGHPVISVTFEESPGLDAALEAEFEGEDLETRRETLHAQPPRERLVVNDQTVFVRAVGIEDSEARDVVRGFTPEGGRPEPLRVARFAARAGDELRRNTKQ; from the coding sequence GTGAAGTCCGGCGTCCGTGCGCTCGGTGTCGCCGAGTCGTATCGCGGCGACGATAGTACCCTCGCCGGTGCCGTCGTCCGAGCGAGTCGTGTCGTTGACGGACTCGCCTACGAGACGTGTACCGTCGGGGGTACCGACGCAACCGACGCCATCGTCCAGCTTTTTCACGCGCTGAATCGTGAAGACGTTCGCTACCTCCTACTGGCGGGTATCGCGCTCTCGTGGTACAACGTCGTGGACTTGCGCCGACTCCACGAGGAACTCGGCCACCCCGTTATCTCGGTGACGTTCGAGGAGAGTCCGGGTCTCGACGCCGCTCTCGAAGCCGAGTTCGAAGGCGAGGACCTCGAAACGCGCCGCGAGACGCTTCACGCCCAACCGCCCCGTGAGCGACTGGTAGTCAACGACCAGACCGTCTTCGTCCGCGCAGTCGGCATCGAAGACTCCGAGGCCCGCGACGTGGTTCGCGGGTTCACGCCGGAAGGCGGTCGTCCGGAACCGCTGCGCGTCGCCCGCTTCGCCGCGAGAGCGGGCGACGAGTTGCGGCGAAATACGAAGCAGTAG
- a CDS encoding DUF7474 family protein — MPRFEYPCPGCRTTSNLHGPDCRFEGESWADIEKAYTDIVAVLTGSPLGTDSLREAVHGGWDAVHQAALERLEREQRVVENDGQLELLTAEQYKEHVTDPTVEPIKTVANKGSVPGAHDNAVFAMIAWYEMVGLSWNETRERVVEWLHDTGTWQRGGFEEASPQELVNRKRHVYEAGYGWKEKAEAAKAIIDRNL; from the coding sequence GTGCCGCGGTTCGAGTACCCCTGTCCCGGCTGCCGGACGACGAGCAACCTCCACGGGCCCGACTGTCGATTCGAGGGCGAGTCGTGGGCCGACATCGAGAAGGCCTACACCGACATCGTCGCCGTACTAACTGGGAGTCCACTCGGAACTGACTCGCTCCGGGAGGCGGTCCACGGCGGGTGGGACGCAGTGCATCAGGCCGCCCTCGAACGCCTCGAACGCGAACAGCGCGTCGTAGAGAACGACGGGCAACTCGAACTATTGACTGCCGAACAGTACAAGGAACACGTCACCGACCCGACGGTCGAGCCAATCAAGACCGTCGCCAACAAGGGGTCGGTTCCCGGTGCCCACGACAACGCCGTCTTCGCCATGATTGCGTGGTACGAGATGGTCGGCCTCTCGTGGAACGAGACCAGAGAGCGCGTCGTGGAGTGGCTTCACGACACCGGGACGTGGCAACGCGGGGGCTTCGAAGAGGCCTCGCCACAAGAGTTGGTCAATCGCAAGCGCCACGTCTACGAGGCAGGCTACGGCTGGAAGGAGAAGGCCGAAGCCGCGAAGGCGATTATCGACCGGAATCTGTAG
- a CDS encoding MBL fold metallo-hydrolase: protein MSVYNVTADAETFTCNAYLSTGARNVLVDAGAMSGVVGEIEDHLEDESLDAVVLTHQHGDHVAELDSVLDAFDCDCYAYDDHSRRTHALEDGDTLEIGDETFEAVYSPGHADDHLAFLSETTIFSGDVVVHNDGAFDDGSFGRTDMQGQSREREIESIREILERLSPTVEHMYAGHGDPFHGNVQEVVKRALERAERREPKYPDG, encoded by the coding sequence ATGTCCGTCTACAACGTCACCGCCGACGCGGAGACGTTCACCTGCAACGCCTATCTGTCCACGGGAGCACGGAACGTGCTGGTCGATGCCGGAGCCATGTCGGGCGTCGTCGGGGAAATCGAGGACCACCTCGAAGACGAGAGTCTCGACGCGGTCGTTCTGACCCACCAGCACGGTGACCACGTCGCGGAACTCGACTCCGTCCTCGACGCCTTCGACTGCGACTGCTACGCGTACGACGACCACTCGCGCCGAACCCACGCGCTCGAAGACGGGGACACGCTCGAAATCGGTGACGAGACGTTCGAAGCCGTCTACTCGCCGGGACACGCCGACGACCATCTCGCGTTCCTGAGCGAGACGACCATCTTCAGCGGCGACGTAGTGGTCCACAACGACGGCGCGTTCGACGACGGGAGTTTCGGCCGGACCGATATGCAGGGTCAGTCCCGCGAGCGCGAGATAGAGAGCATTCGAGAGATTCTGGAGCGCCTGTCGCCGACGGTCGAACACATGTACGCCGGACACGGCGACCCCTTCCACGGGAACGTGCAGGAAGTCGTCAAGCGTGCCTTAGAACGCGCCGAGCGGCGGGAACCGAAGTATCCTGACGGATGA
- a CDS encoding DNA polymerase sliding clamp — translation MFKAIVSADTLKDTIDSVSVLVDECKIHLEEDGLAIRAVDPANVGMVDLELDASAFESYEADGGIIGVNLDRLDDIAGMASGDQPVQLELDEETRKLHIQIDGLEYTLALIDPDSIRQEPDIPDLDLPAEIVVEGKDIDRSVKAADMVSDHIALAVNSDDETFVVEAEGDTDDVRLELDREDLIDLTPGEARSLFSLDYLKDMNKAIPSNAEVTIELGEEFPAKLHFDIAEGMGEVTFMLAPRIQSD, via the coding sequence ATGTTTAAGGCAATCGTGAGTGCCGACACGCTCAAGGACACTATCGACTCTGTGAGCGTGCTGGTGGACGAGTGCAAAATCCACCTCGAAGAAGATGGCCTCGCTATTCGTGCTGTAGACCCCGCGAACGTCGGGATGGTTGACCTCGAACTCGACGCGTCTGCGTTCGAGTCCTACGAGGCAGACGGTGGCATCATCGGCGTCAACCTCGACCGACTGGACGATATCGCTGGCATGGCCAGCGGCGACCAGCCGGTTCAGTTGGAACTGGACGAAGAGACCCGCAAACTCCACATCCAAATCGACGGGCTGGAGTACACGCTCGCGCTCATCGACCCCGACTCCATCCGCCAAGAGCCGGACATTCCGGACCTCGACCTCCCCGCCGAAATCGTCGTCGAGGGCAAGGACATCGACCGCTCGGTCAAGGCCGCCGACATGGTCAGCGACCACATCGCGCTGGCGGTCAACTCCGACGACGAGACGTTCGTCGTGGAAGCGGAGGGTGACACGGACGACGTGCGCCTCGAACTCGATCGCGAGGACCTCATCGACCTGACGCCGGGCGAGGCGCGCTCGCTGTTCAGCCTCGACTATCTCAAGGACATGAACAAGGCCATCCCGTCGAACGCCGAAGTGACGATCGAACTCGGCGAGGAGTTCCCCGCGAAACTCCACTTCGACATCGCAGAAGGCATGGGCGAGGTTACGTTCATGCTCGCGCCGCGGATTCAGAGCGACTAA
- a CDS encoding ArsR/SmtB family transcription factor, with product MSEANTRLRRLIADEVGECCDTDVEERLDDLNELTAGVPDDYESDLGALKTLGNDTRYSIVRLLATADEELCVCEFTPLLDVSESAVSHALSDLTDASLVSRRKDGTWRYYSTTTRAEKLVAALDATRGDDE from the coding sequence ATGAGCGAAGCGAACACCAGACTCCGCCGCCTCATCGCGGACGAAGTCGGCGAGTGCTGTGACACCGACGTAGAAGAGCGACTGGACGACCTAAACGAACTAACTGCGGGCGTCCCCGACGACTACGAGTCGGACCTCGGCGCGCTGAAGACGCTCGGCAACGACACCCGCTACAGCATCGTCCGACTGCTCGCGACGGCGGACGAGGAACTCTGCGTCTGTGAGTTTACGCCACTGCTCGACGTGAGCGAAAGCGCAGTCAGTCACGCACTCTCGGACTTGACCGACGCAAGCCTCGTCTCCCGCCGGAAGGACGGCACGTGGCGCTACTACAGCACGACGACACGCGCCGAGAAACTGGTCGCCGCGTTAGACGCGACGCGGGGTGACGACGAATGA
- a CDS encoding DUF7344 domain-containing protein, with protein sequence MERSDSGDECEEDVSVANELRKRNIPESVLELDHVFEALAHPRRRYLLYTLQEDTNWSLSELATKLAGWENDVPEESVGQEEQSRLYVSLYHSHVPKLVDDRVLRFDSDEETIRPGPNAEQVLAVLEGAGASFDSRQESHARGEYNE encoded by the coding sequence ATGGAACGTAGTGATAGCGGGGACGAATGCGAGGAGGACGTATCCGTAGCGAACGAACTCAGGAAGCGAAACATCCCTGAGTCGGTTCTCGAACTCGACCACGTGTTCGAGGCACTGGCACACCCGCGGCGGCGGTACCTGCTGTACACGCTCCAAGAGGACACGAATTGGTCGCTCAGCGAACTCGCCACGAAACTCGCCGGGTGGGAGAACGACGTGCCCGAAGAGAGCGTCGGGCAGGAAGAACAGAGTCGCCTCTACGTCTCGCTCTACCACTCTCACGTCCCGAAACTCGTAGACGACCGGGTTCTTCGATTCGACAGCGACGAGGAGACCATCCGACCGGGACCGAACGCCGAGCAGGTGCTGGCCGTTCTGGAAGGTGCTGGCGCGAGTTTCGATTCCCGTCAAGAGTCGCACGCACGGGGTGAGTACAATGAGTAA
- a CDS encoding 50S ribosomal protein L40e, which translates to MASFEEAEARTLEKMICMRCNARNPKNADNCRKCGYSKLRPKSKEPRNA; encoded by the coding sequence ATGGCCAGCTTTGAGGAAGCAGAAGCGCGAACGCTCGAAAAGATGATCTGCATGCGATGTAACGCTCGCAACCCGAAGAACGCCGACAACTGCCGCAAGTGCGGCTACAGCAAGCTTCGCCCGAAGAGCAAGGAACCGCGCAACGCCTAA
- a CDS encoding DUF367 family protein has protein sequence MKLHVRYEGDDDPKKCTARKLARFDLTELHRSARATPYGIVLNPHAEQALSPADRAETDTLVALDCSWETAEQALFEMPGVHRALPFLVAANPVNYGKPFQLNTVEAFAGALVILGERDHAERILSKFNWGETFLELNAEPLRRYADCEDSTEVVAVQQEYLDAGEDTD, from the coding sequence GTGAAGCTGCACGTTCGGTACGAGGGCGACGACGACCCCAAGAAGTGTACGGCCCGCAAACTCGCACGCTTCGACCTCACCGAGCTACATCGCTCCGCTCGCGCCACGCCGTACGGCATCGTCCTCAACCCGCACGCAGAGCAGGCGCTCTCGCCCGCCGACCGCGCCGAGACGGACACGCTCGTCGCGCTCGACTGTTCGTGGGAGACCGCCGAGCAGGCCCTGTTCGAGATGCCCGGCGTCCACCGTGCGCTGCCGTTTCTCGTCGCGGCGAATCCAGTCAACTACGGCAAGCCGTTCCAACTGAACACCGTCGAGGCGTTCGCGGGCGCACTGGTGATTCTGGGCGAGCGCGACCACGCCGAGCGGATTCTCTCGAAGTTCAACTGGGGCGAGACGTTCCTCGAACTGAACGCCGAACCGCTCCGACGCTACGCCGACTGCGAGGACTCCACGGAAGTCGTCGCAGTTCAGCAGGAGTATCTGGACGCGGGCGAGGACACAGACTAA
- a CDS encoding 23S rRNA (uridine(2552)-2'-O)-methyltransferase, with amino-acid sequence MARKDHYYNKAKQEGYRSRAAYKLKQLDREENLLGEGKTVVDLGAAPGGWLQVAAQEVGESGTVIGVDLQRIDPLDNVETVRGDMTEEETKDEVREIAGEGVDVVVSDMAPNMTGEYNLDHARSIYLARQAFETATDVLDAGGDFAVKVFEGQDLPGLREDIEDEFEYVRTMGPDASRDESSELYLVAKGRLTSPLREGDTVEVEIEDIGSEGDGVAKVDGYTLFVSGVEQGDTVEVKVTDVKPNYGFAERLD; translated from the coding sequence ATGGCGCGAAAAGACCACTACTACAACAAGGCCAAGCAGGAGGGCTACCGCTCTCGGGCCGCCTACAAACTCAAACAGTTGGACCGCGAGGAGAACCTCCTCGGCGAGGGCAAGACCGTCGTGGACCTCGGTGCGGCCCCCGGCGGCTGGCTCCAAGTTGCCGCCCAAGAAGTCGGCGAGTCCGGCACCGTCATCGGCGTTGACCTCCAGCGAATCGACCCGCTGGACAACGTCGAGACCGTTCGGGGAGACATGACCGAGGAAGAGACGAAAGACGAAGTGCGAGAAATCGCTGGCGAGGGCGTCGATGTCGTGGTCTCCGACATGGCCCCGAACATGACCGGCGAGTACAACCTCGACCACGCTCGCTCGATTTACCTCGCTCGACAGGCGTTCGAGACGGCCACCGACGTGTTGGACGCTGGCGGTGACTTCGCCGTGAAGGTGTTCGAAGGACAGGACCTTCCGGGCCTCCGCGAAGACATCGAAGACGAGTTCGAGTACGTCCGCACGATGGGGCCGGACGCCTCCCGCGACGAATCCTCGGAACTCTACCTCGTCGCCAAGGGGCGACTCACCTCGCCGCTTCGAGAAGGCGACACCGTCGAAGTCGAAATCGAAGACATCGGTAGCGAAGGCGACGGCGTGGCGAAGGTCGATGGTTACACGCTGTTCGTCTCCGGCGTCGAGCAGGGCGACACCGTCGAAGTGAAAGTGACGGACGTGAAGCCGAACTACGGGTTCGCCGAGCGACTGGACTGA
- a CDS encoding ribbon-helix-helix domain-containing protein yields MSKISVEVPDELLDDLDGHVGEDGKFVNRSEAIRASVRKMLDVLDEIDERHGRLEDD; encoded by the coding sequence ATGAGCAAGATAAGCGTCGAAGTACCCGACGAACTTCTCGACGACTTGGACGGCCACGTCGGCGAGGACGGCAAGTTCGTCAACCGTAGCGAGGCCATCCGGGCCTCTGTGCGAAAGATGTTGGACGTACTGGACGAGATAGACGAGCGGCACGGACGACTCGAAGATGACTAG